The Carassius carassius chromosome 16, fCarCar2.1, whole genome shotgun sequence genome window below encodes:
- the LOC132159096 gene encoding uncharacterized protein LOC132159096 gives MKTLLLSLLCLCVWSQSTEALTDQQVVLGQSVTLACEFHLKAVIWFVTKLPARPMMIMRTFGSPKRAEYYHYKFSSKYSEGGRSRLIINKVSVDDLGIYYCIKPGNDLQVSVSDGIRLHTAESPRSHDEPEQKNPPKDQTTLQIPFIILSLLTVALFAAVIGLLMMNHKLSKEIPKYANFNQITTMKFGESNRGKTDPVYLEVLPNI, from the exons ATGAAGACGCTGCTGCTGTCTCTGCTCT gtctgtgtgtgtggagTCAATCCACAGAAGCTTTAACGGATCAGCAGGTGGTTTTAGGACAGAGTGTGACTTTAGCCTGTGAGTTTCATTTAAAAGCTGTTATCTGGTTTGTGACAAAACTACCAGCTCGTCCAATGATGATAATGAGAACCTTTGGATCCCCCAAACGGGCAGAATATTACCACTACAAATTCAGCAGCAAATATTCAGAGGGTGGCAGGAGCCGCTTAATAATCAATAAAGTTAGTGTTGATGATTTAGGAATTTATTACTGTATAAAACCAGGGAATGATCTACAGGTCAGTGTCAGTGATGGTATCAGACTGCACACCGCTG aaTCTCCCCGAAGTCACGATGAACCAGAGCAAAAAAATCCACCAAAAGATCAGACAACACTTCAGATTCCCTTCATTATTTTAAGTCTGTTGACTGTTGCTCTGTTTGCTGCAGTGATAG GTTTATTAATGATGAACCATAAACTGTCTAAGGAAATTCCTAAATACGCCAATTTTAATCAG ATTACTACAATGAAGTTTGGTGAGAGTAACAGAGGAAAAACAGATCCTGTATATCTAGAGGTGCTGCCAAATATCTAG